In the Methanobacteriaceae archaeon genome, one interval contains:
- a CDS encoding phosphomannomutase → MAKYVQDIRGVVNAEISNKFASHLGTIIGNYLGCGQHVLVGRDFYTTSQMIKRSITTGLMSSGINVMDFGVAPIPVIHSNMDFYNASAMISISRSHLRPEDVNIKIISDHKIPLEQRPGEKVSWKEIGELNYVHDYHDRYINAVVEKAPKKLIEEKGFLLVLDCEEGLKKTFAPDILRKMDCQTILIGCKDTQFEYSFPEPNPQRISVVSELITAIGADMGAILDNDRDMVVFIDEKGNRIRDQTILGIFSKYILEENPRSTIVSSVVVSKSLDEIISKRKGKLIKTSVNHVLSGIAEEDAIFGGDEPGMFVFPEFQLCFDAIFAVVKMLEILAKKDTTLSHLAGQIKQYNRSVFTIDCEHEKKTYIIDIFKDNFESKYEISTIDGIRVDLDDSLILIRPSRFEPLIRVYLESKSAEKLQELTETVKSMIETVQ, encoded by the coding sequence ATGGCTAAATATGTGCAAGATATAAGGGGAGTGGTTAATGCTGAAATAAGCAATAAATTTGCCTCCCATTTAGGAACTATTATTGGAAATTATCTAGGGTGCGGACAACATGTACTGGTAGGCCGTGATTTTTACACCACTTCCCAAATGATAAAACGCTCTATAACCACCGGGCTCATGTCTTCAGGAATTAATGTAATGGATTTCGGAGTGGCACCCATACCAGTAATACACTCCAACATGGACTTTTATAATGCCAGTGCAATGATTTCTATTTCTAGATCCCATTTAAGACCAGAAGATGTTAATATTAAAATAATTAGTGACCATAAAATCCCTTTAGAACAAAGACCTGGGGAAAAAGTTTCCTGGAAGGAAATAGGTGAGCTTAATTATGTCCATGATTACCATGATAGATATATAAATGCAGTTGTTGAAAAAGCCCCTAAAAAACTCATCGAAGAAAAAGGATTTTTGCTAGTTTTAGACTGTGAAGAAGGCCTTAAAAAAACTTTTGCCCCAGATATATTACGTAAAATGGACTGTCAAACTATTTTAATTGGCTGTAAAGATACTCAATTTGAATACAGTTTTCCAGAACCTAACCCCCAAAGAATATCAGTAGTATCCGAGCTTATTACAGCAATTGGGGCAGATATGGGAGCAATATTAGATAATGATCGAGATATGGTAGTTTTTATTGATGAAAAAGGAAACCGTATTAGAGATCAGACCATATTAGGTATTTTCAGCAAATATATTCTGGAAGAAAATCCAAGGAGTACAATTGTATCTTCAGTTGTGGTTTCTAAATCTTTAGATGAAATAATATCTAAAAGAAAAGGAAAACTAATTAAAACTTCTGTAAACCATGTTTTAAGTGGAATTGCTGAAGAAGACGCCATATTTGGTGGTGATGAACCTGGTATGTTTGTTTTTCCGGAATTTCAATTGTGTTTCGATGCCATTTTTGCAGTAGTTAAAATGCTGGAAATCCTGGCTAAAAAAGATACTACATTATCCCATCTTGCAGGGCAAATAAAGCAATACAACAGGTCCGTTTTTACCATTGACTGTGAACATGAGAAAAAAACATATATAATCGATATTTTTAAGGATAATTTTGAATCAAAATATGAAATCAGCACCATTGACGGTATAAGAGTAGATTTAGATGATTCTTTAATTTTAATCAGACCATCTCGATTCGAACCACTTATCCGAGTTTATTTAGAATCAAAATCTGCTGAAAAATTACAAGAATTAACTGAAACTGTAAAATCCATGATTGAAACAGTACAATAA
- a CDS encoding NDP-sugar synthase, whose translation MAGGKGTRIQPMTLIRPKPLIPIANRPMIDYIIKKLEIQGYTDIVVTLNYFKNQIKNYLNQAHPDLNIKYSIEKKPLGTAGGLNKADRHLDDTFFVLSGDVLVDVDLDKLLEFHQEKNALATILLTPVKDPTHFGIAVLDNNNQIIKFLEKPSPDNVFSKIANAGTYVLEPEILDYVDTSKGPVDFSNDVFPQLIEEKAGIYGHILEGYWNDVGRPDSYLKATRDVLNKKINPHPHGDYLRESVGKFGDIWIGKDVKIEDKVRIIGPVVIGDNAVIKKGGVLGKNTVIGEKVQVGEGTHILGSVILPDSIIKAHSYLKDCIIDSKCILEHGCVLEKGVILGSSVQMGPYSLVKSNRSITNKIEIFGDSIVDSDYPTETE comes from the coding sequence ATGGCCGGCGGAAAAGGAACTAGAATTCAACCAATGACATTAATTAGGCCAAAACCTCTGATTCCAATCGCAAACCGACCTATGATTGATTATATTATTAAAAAACTTGAAATTCAAGGCTATACTGATATAGTGGTAACTTTAAACTATTTCAAAAACCAAATTAAAAACTACCTAAATCAGGCTCATCCAGATTTAAATATTAAATATTCTATTGAGAAGAAACCTCTGGGTACTGCTGGAGGCTTAAATAAAGCAGATAGGCACCTTGATGATACTTTTTTTGTTTTGAGTGGGGATGTGCTGGTTGATGTGGACCTTGATAAATTATTAGAGTTTCACCAGGAAAAAAATGCCCTGGCAACCATCCTACTTACTCCTGTAAAAGATCCCACCCATTTTGGAATTGCAGTATTGGACAATAATAATCAAATAATCAAATTTTTAGAAAAACCATCGCCAGATAATGTTTTTAGCAAAATTGCCAATGCGGGAACCTATGTTTTAGAACCAGAAATACTGGATTATGTTGACACTTCGAAAGGCCCAGTAGATTTTTCTAATGATGTTTTCCCACAATTAATAGAAGAAAAAGCTGGGATTTATGGTCATATCTTAGAGGGGTATTGGAACGATGTTGGAAGACCCGATTCATATCTAAAGGCAACCCGAGATGTTCTAAATAAAAAAATAAATCCCCATCCCCACGGAGACTATTTAAGGGAAAGTGTGGGAAAATTTGGAGACATCTGGATTGGTAAAGATGTTAAAATTGAAGATAAAGTTAGAATTATTGGTCCAGTAGTTATTGGGGATAATGCTGTAATAAAAAAAGGAGGTGTACTGGGAAAAAATACAGTTATCGGCGAAAAAGTCCAGGTCGGAGAGGGTACCCATATCTTAGGTTCAGTAATCCTGCCAGATAGTATTATAAAAGCCCATTCATACCTTAAAGACTGCATAATTGATTCTAAATGCATCCTGGAACATGGCTGTGTACTTGAAAAAGGAGTGATACTGGGAAGTTCTGTACAAATGGGTCCTTACAGTTTAGTGAAATCCAATAGATCCATTACTAATAAAATTGAGATTTTTGGAGATTCTATTGTAGATTCTGATTATCCTACTGAAACAGAGTAA
- the otsB gene encoding trehalose-phosphatase gives MSKYLFDNLKMINDFKNDKSTAIILDIDGTISEIAPTPQEAVVNSAMHAELIKLKEKFDLLAIISGRSVNDARAMVGIEDILYVGNHGLEYFFDGQYSVAEEVEKYLHQIEQSADQLNIELGDIEGILFEDKGICYSIHYRQCNDGEVVRKKILNSLKNGPESKNLQISEGRKLVEIKPPLGFDKGVILHRIIEKHDLNKVIYLGDDITDLDAFKKLSELENEGKIRSASILVFSNEIPSYVKNSTSFFVDSVNEVLNFFRWLLD, from the coding sequence ATGTCTAAATATCTTTTTGATAATTTAAAAATGATAAATGATTTCAAAAATGATAAATCTACTGCCATCATACTTGATATAGATGGCACCATCAGTGAAATTGCACCTACTCCCCAGGAAGCTGTTGTTAATTCTGCCATGCACGCTGAACTAATAAAATTAAAAGAAAAATTTGATTTACTGGCAATTATTAGTGGGAGATCTGTTAATGATGCCCGAGCAATGGTAGGTATTGAAGATATTTTATATGTGGGAAACCACGGCCTGGAATATTTTTTTGATGGACAATATTCTGTGGCAGAAGAAGTAGAAAAATATCTCCATCAAATAGAACAAAGTGCTGATCAATTAAATATAGAGTTAGGCGATATTGAAGGCATATTATTTGAGGACAAAGGCATCTGCTATTCCATCCATTACCGACAATGCAATGACGGTGAAGTGGTGAGGAAAAAAATATTAAATTCCCTTAAAAATGGGCCTGAATCAAAAAACCTCCAAATATCAGAGGGTCGTAAGTTGGTGGAAATAAAACCCCCATTAGGTTTTGATAAAGGTGTAATCCTCCATAGAATCATAGAAAAACATGATTTAAACAAGGTTATCTATTTAGGTGATGATATCACCGATTTAGATGCTTTTAAGAAACTTAGTGAATTGGAAAATGAAGGTAAAATAAGGAGTGCTAGTATATTGGTGTTCTCCAATGAAATACCAAGTTATGTTAAGAACAGCACATCATTTTTTGTGGATAGTGTAAATGAAGTTCTTAACTTTTTCAGATGGTTATTAGATTAA
- the katG gene encoding catalase/peroxidase HPI produces the protein MDDYSKCPVTGNTDRKPTGRGTTNKDWWPNQLNIGILHQHTPASNPMGTEFNYAEEFKKLDLAALKSDLYNLMTDSQEWWPADWGHYGGLMIRMAWHSAGTYRTSDGRGGGGTGNQRFAPINSWPDNVNLDKARRLLWPIKQKYGEKISWADLMILAGNCALESMGFKTFGFGGGREDIWEPEDDVYWGKEDIWLDDERYSGDRELEKPLAAVQMGLIYVNPEGPNGEPIPLDSARDVRETFARMAMNDEETVALIAGGHTFGKTHGAGDPELVGPEPEAASMEEQGLGWKSQYKSGKAGDTITSGLEGAWKPNPTTWDMGYLKVLFKYEWELTKSPSGAYIWLAKDVDDEDMVVDAHNPSKKNRPMMTTADLSLKFDPFYEKIARHYLENPEVFADAFARAWFKLTHRDMGPRTRYLGSEVPQEDLIWQDPIPAVDHELINTQDIANLKAKILASDLSVSELVSIAWASASTFRGSDKRGGANGARIRLAPQKDWEVNEPAKLNKVLNTLEEIQTEFNNSQSSDKKVSLADLIVLGGGAAIEKAAENAVYGVNVPFTPGRMDALPEQTDIESFAVLEPLADGFRNYLKTKFSISAEELLIDRSQVLTLTAPEMTVLLGGLRVLNINYNQSKHGLFTEKPETLTNDFFVNLLDMGTEWKAVSEEGDLFEGHDRETGELKWTGTRIDLIFGSNSQLRAIAEVYACENSESKFIQDFIKAWNKVMNADCFDLS, from the coding sequence ATGGATGATTATAGTAAGTGTCCGGTTACAGGCAATACAGATAGAAAACCTACAGGTCGAGGGACTACAAATAAAGATTGGTGGCCAAACCAATTAAATATAGGGATTCTTCATCAACATACGCCAGCTTCCAATCCAATGGGGACCGAATTCAATTATGCTGAGGAATTTAAAAAGCTTGACCTGGCTGCACTGAAAAGTGACCTTTACAATCTGATGACAGATTCACAAGAATGGTGGCCTGCTGACTGGGGACATTATGGTGGTCTTATGATTCGTATGGCCTGGCATAGCGCGGGCACTTACCGCACATCTGACGGTCGCGGTGGTGGCGGCACAGGTAATCAGCGTTTTGCACCCATAAACAGTTGGCCAGATAATGTTAATCTGGATAAAGCACGTCGTCTTTTATGGCCTATTAAGCAGAAATACGGGGAAAAAATATCCTGGGCTGACCTCATGATTCTGGCCGGCAACTGTGCACTGGAGTCTATGGGCTTTAAAACCTTTGGATTTGGTGGTGGCCGAGAAGACATTTGGGAACCGGAGGATGATGTTTACTGGGGTAAGGAAGATATATGGCTTGATGATGAACGATATAGTGGAGATCGTGAACTGGAGAAACCTTTGGCAGCTGTACAGATGGGATTGATCTATGTAAACCCCGAAGGGCCCAATGGAGAACCAATACCTCTTGATTCAGCACGTGATGTCAGGGAAACTTTCGCACGTATGGCTATGAATGACGAAGAAACCGTTGCGCTTATTGCTGGAGGACACACCTTTGGTAAAACCCATGGCGCTGGAGATCCAGAATTAGTGGGGCCTGAACCAGAAGCTGCCTCTATGGAAGAACAAGGGCTAGGCTGGAAAAGTCAATATAAAAGTGGTAAAGCCGGTGATACCATTACTAGTGGATTGGAAGGTGCCTGGAAACCGAATCCTACCACCTGGGATATGGGTTATCTGAAAGTTCTCTTCAAATACGAATGGGAACTTACTAAAAGTCCATCAGGGGCTTATATATGGTTAGCAAAAGATGTGGATGATGAAGACATGGTGGTTGATGCCCATAATCCTTCTAAAAAAAATCGCCCTATGATGACCACTGCAGATCTTTCTCTCAAGTTTGATCCTTTTTATGAGAAAATAGCCCGGCACTATCTGGAAAATCCAGAAGTATTTGCTGATGCCTTTGCTCGTGCCTGGTTTAAATTAACTCACCGTGACATGGGCCCCCGTACACGCTACCTCGGCTCGGAAGTTCCCCAAGAGGATCTTATTTGGCAGGATCCTATTCCTGCTGTGGATCATGAACTTATAAATACACAGGATATAGCAAACCTCAAAGCTAAGATTCTTGCATCGGATTTAAGTGTGTCCGAACTTGTTTCAATTGCCTGGGCTTCTGCATCAACATTCCGTGGGTCCGATAAAAGGGGAGGTGCTAATGGTGCACGCATCCGTCTTGCCCCACAGAAAGACTGGGAAGTAAATGAACCTGCTAAACTTAATAAAGTATTAAATACGCTGGAAGAGATTCAAACTGAGTTCAATAATTCACAATCCAGCGATAAAAAAGTCTCGCTTGCTGATTTAATCGTCCTGGGAGGTGGTGCTGCTATTGAAAAGGCGGCTGAGAATGCAGTTTATGGAGTGAATGTCCCTTTCACCCCAGGGCGAATGGATGCACTGCCTGAACAGACAGATATAGAATCATTTGCTGTTCTTGAACCATTAGCAGATGGATTCAGAAACTATCTAAAAACTAAATTCTCTATTTCAGCCGAGGAGCTACTTATAGATCGCTCACAGGTGCTGACACTAACGGCTCCAGAAATGACGGTTCTCCTTGGAGGTTTGAGAGTTTTAAATATAAACTACAATCAATCTAAACACGGTCTTTTCACAGAAAAACCTGAAACACTCACCAATGACTTTTTTGTGAATTTGCTGGATATGGGAACAGAATGGAAAGCTGTATCAGAAGAAGGAGATCTATTTGAAGGTCATGATCGTGAAACAGGAGAATTAAAATGGACTGGCACTAGAATTGACCTTATTTTTGGTTCTAACTCTCAGCTACGGGCCATTGCAGAAGTCTATGCCTGTGAAAATTCAGAAAGTAAATTTATCCAGGACTTCATTAAAGCATGGAACAAGGTGATGAATGCTGATTGCTTTGATCTTTCCTAA